One part of the Lachnospiraceae bacterium JLR.KK002 genome encodes these proteins:
- the eda gene encoding bifunctional 4-hydroxy-2-oxoglutarate aldolase/2-dehydro-3-deoxy-phosphogluconate aldolase, translating into MNEFNRKISEIGIVPVIKLNHPERDAAPLARALCGGGVPVAEVTFRAAGADKAIRLMKEACPEMTVGAGTVTTKEQIDDVLEAGGEFIVSPGYDQELVDYAARKKLPIFPGCTTPTDYHAALKSGLELIKFFPAEQSGGLSKIRAMSAPFPMFRVMPTGGISLKNLEEYMESPIIAACGGSYMVTEELIDSQNWDEITKLCKKSREIVEKARRQ; encoded by the coding sequence ATGAATGAATTTAACCGGAAAATATCAGAAATCGGCATTGTGCCGGTCATTAAGCTGAACCATCCCGAACGGGACGCCGCTCCTCTGGCAAGGGCGCTCTGCGGGGGAGGAGTACCTGTTGCGGAGGTAACATTTCGTGCGGCAGGGGCAGATAAGGCCATTCGCCTGATGAAGGAAGCCTGTCCGGAAATGACAGTGGGAGCCGGAACGGTCACCACAAAAGAGCAGATTGACGATGTGCTGGAAGCCGGCGGGGAATTTATTGTCAGCCCCGGATATGACCAGGAGCTGGTGGATTATGCGGCCAGAAAGAAGCTGCCCATATTTCCGGGCTGCACCACCCCTACGGATTATCACGCGGCTTTAAAATCAGGCCTTGAACTGATTAAGTTTTTCCCGGCGGAACAGTCCGGAGGCCTTTCCAAAATCAGGGCCATGAGCGCGCCTTTTCCCATGTTCCGGGTAATGCCCACAGGCGGTATTTCCCTGAAAAATCTGGAGGAATATATGGAATCCCCCATTATTGCCGCATGCGGCGGCTCCTATATGGTGACGGAGGAGTTGATTGACAGCCAGAACTGGGACGAAATTACGAAATTATGTAAAAAGTCCCGTGAAATTGTGGAGAAAGCCCGCAGACAGTAA
- a CDS encoding sugar kinase has translation MAKVITFGEIMLRLAPEGYYRFFQNDRMEATFGGGEANVAVSLANYGVDTSFVTKLPEHAIGQAAVNSLRRYGVDTSGIVRGGERVGIYFLEKGASQRGSVCIYDRARSALQMAAVSDFDWETIFQGAEWFHFTGITPALGENLVEICREACRAAKAQEVKISCDLNYRGKLWSREEARTAMTDLCQYVDVCISNEEDAKDVFGIEAEHTDIYGGKINKEGYKSVAKQLADRFGFEKVAITLRTSISASDNNWAAMLYDGEQYCFSREYHLHITDRVGGGDSFGGGLIYGLLHGKSTREAVEFAVAASALKHSIEGDYNLVTVSEVEKLAGGDGSGRVQR, from the coding sequence ATGGCAAAAGTGATTACATTTGGAGAAATTATGCTGCGTCTTGCCCCGGAGGGGTATTATCGTTTTTTCCAGAATGACCGTATGGAAGCTACCTTCGGCGGCGGCGAAGCCAATGTGGCCGTGTCTCTGGCCAATTACGGAGTGGATACGTCATTTGTGACGAAGCTGCCGGAACATGCCATAGGCCAGGCAGCCGTAAACAGCCTGCGCCGGTATGGGGTGGATACCTCCGGGATTGTCCGGGGCGGAGAACGGGTAGGCATTTATTTTTTGGAGAAAGGGGCTTCCCAGCGCGGTTCCGTGTGCATTTATGACAGGGCCCGTTCTGCCCTTCAGATGGCAGCGGTTTCGGATTTTGACTGGGAAACTATTTTCCAGGGAGCAGAGTGGTTCCACTTTACCGGGATTACTCCGGCCCTTGGAGAAAATCTTGTGGAAATCTGCCGGGAAGCCTGTCGGGCGGCAAAAGCCCAGGAAGTGAAAATTTCCTGCGATTTGAATTACCGGGGAAAGCTCTGGAGCAGAGAGGAAGCCCGGACAGCCATGACGGACCTCTGCCAGTATGTGGATGTGTGTATTTCCAATGAGGAAGACGCAAAGGATGTGTTTGGCATAGAGGCGGAGCACACGGATATTTACGGAGGAAAGATCAATAAGGAAGGCTATAAGAGCGTGGCAAAACAGTTAGCGGACAGGTTTGGATTTGAGAAGGTGGCTATTACCCTGCGCACCTCCATCTCCGCCAGCGACAATAACTGGGCGGCCATGCTTTATGATGGAGAACAATACTGTTTCTCCAGAGAATACCATCTGCATATTACCGACCGGGTAGGAGGCGGAGACAGCTTCGGAGGCGGACTGATTTACGGGCTTTTGCATGGAAAAAGCACCCGGGAAGCGGTAGAATTTGCAGTGGCGGCTTCCGCATTGAAGCATTCCATCGAGGGAGATTATAATCTGGTAACTGTTTCAGAGGTGGAGAAGCTGGCCGGGGGCGACGGTTCCGGAAGAGTGCAGCGGTAA
- a CDS encoding ABC transporter ATP-binding protein, which produces MVKTILGQVKEFKKDSLITPVCMILEVIMEMLIPLLMAAIIDNGVEKGDMNYIYRTGAAMMVLAALGLLAGMMGAKYGASASTGLAKNLRTAMFDNIQSFSFANIDKFSTAGLVTRLTTDVTNIQNAYQMILRMCVRAPISMITAMIMAFLINARLASIYLIAVILLGCCLFLIMRKATGYFREIFPKYDDLNASVQENVSAIRVVKAYVREDYENEKFTGASGNIYNMFTKAENILTWNAPLMQVAVYGCILAISWLGAKMIITDALTTGQLMSLLTYCMNILMNLMMLSMIFVMVTMSMASAERIAEVINETSSLSNPEHSVTEVPDGRIVFEHVDFAYHAKSEEPVLKDINLEIRAGETIGIIGGTGSAKSSLVNLISRLYDVTAGSVSVGGINVKSYDMEALRNQVSVVLQKNVLFSGTILENLRWGDKNATKEDCVRVCKMACAHEFIKQFPDGYDTYIEQGGSNVSGGQKQRLCIARALLKKPKILILDDSTSAVDTATDSKIRQAFATEIPDTTKLIIAQRVSSVQNADRIIVMDNGKVADFGSHEELLKTSEIYRDVYESQTGGGGDFDQQGGEK; this is translated from the coding sequence ATGGTAAAAACAATTTTGGGACAGGTAAAGGAATTTAAGAAAGATTCCCTTATCACACCTGTCTGTATGATTCTGGAAGTGATTATGGAAATGCTCATACCGTTGTTAATGGCTGCCATAATTGACAACGGTGTGGAAAAAGGGGATATGAATTATATTTACAGGACGGGGGCTGCCATGATGGTGCTGGCGGCACTGGGCCTGCTGGCAGGCATGATGGGGGCAAAATATGGAGCCAGTGCGTCTACAGGTCTTGCAAAGAACCTGAGAACTGCCATGTTTGATAATATTCAGAGTTTTTCCTTTGCCAATATTGACAAATTTTCCACAGCGGGCCTGGTAACCCGTCTGACTACGGATGTTACCAATATCCAGAACGCATATCAGATGATACTGCGGATGTGCGTGCGTGCGCCCATCAGTATGATAACCGCCATGATTATGGCGTTTCTGATTAATGCCAGACTGGCAAGTATTTACCTGATTGCCGTAATTCTGCTGGGATGCTGCCTGTTTCTGATTATGAGAAAGGCTACCGGATATTTCAGAGAAATATTTCCAAAATATGATGATCTGAATGCCAGTGTACAGGAAAATGTATCGGCCATCCGGGTGGTGAAGGCTTATGTGCGGGAAGATTATGAAAATGAGAAATTTACCGGAGCCAGCGGTAATATTTACAATATGTTTACCAAAGCGGAGAATATTCTGACCTGGAATGCACCCCTTATGCAGGTGGCCGTCTACGGCTGTATTCTGGCCATAAGCTGGCTGGGAGCCAAAATGATTATCACTGACGCCCTGACCACCGGGCAGCTTATGAGCCTGCTGACCTACTGCATGAATATTCTCATGAACCTGATGATGCTTTCCATGATTTTTGTTATGGTGACCATGAGTATGGCCAGCGCGGAACGTATCGCAGAAGTGATTAACGAAACCAGCAGCCTGTCCAACCCGGAACATTCCGTGACAGAAGTGCCGGATGGAAGGATTGTCTTTGAGCATGTGGACTTTGCCTATCATGCAAAAAGTGAGGAACCGGTATTGAAGGACATCAATCTGGAAATCCGGGCAGGAGAGACCATTGGCATTATCGGCGGCACCGGAAGCGCCAAGTCCAGCCTGGTGAACCTGATCAGCCGCCTGTATGATGTGACTGCCGGCAGCGTGTCCGTGGGCGGCATTAACGTAAAATCATATGATATGGAAGCATTGCGGAATCAGGTGTCGGTGGTGCTCCAGAAAAATGTGCTGTTTTCCGGTACCATACTGGAAAATCTCCGGTGGGGAGATAAAAATGCCACAAAAGAAGATTGTGTCCGGGTGTGCAAAATGGCATGTGCCCATGAATTTATTAAACAGTTTCCGGATGGATATGATACTTATATTGAACAGGGCGGAAGCAATGTGTCCGGCGGCCAGAAGCAAAGGCTCTGTATTGCCAGGGCGTTGCTGAAAAAGCCGAAAATTCTGATTCTGGATGATTCCACCAGTGCTGTGGATACAGCCACCGACAGTAAAATCCGGCAGGCCTTTGCCACGGAAATTCCGGATACCACAAAACTGATTATTGCCCAGCGCGTTTCCAGTGTGCAGAATGCGGACCGGATTATTGTGATGGATAACGGAAAGGTGGCTGATTTTGGCAGCCATGAAGAATTACTGAAAACCAGTGAAATCTACCGGGATGTGTATGAGTCTCAGACGGGAGGCGGCGGAGATTTTGACCAGCAGGGAGGTGAAAAATAA
- the uxaC gene encoding glucuronate isomerase, whose product MRTFMDENFLLSTSTAEQLYHETAEKLPILDYHCHISPREIAEDRKFENIARLWLGGDHYKWRVMRAGGITEDKITGDAPDLEKFRAFAGVMPKLMGNPIYHWSHLELRRVFGITDLLTPESADDIYDCCNEILKGYSPRSLMKKFNVRAICTTDDPLDSLIYHDKIKADSAMDIRVLPAFRPDGAVSIDKPGFAEYIRKLSAVTGRKLATAEDVVEALGDRMDYFEAHGCLCADHGLDYCMFEKPDRMEANRAFSMAMEGICPERKLGDAYKTLVTIGCAVKYARKNWVMQIHFGCLRNTRKAQFDRLGPDTGYDAVNSQSGVEHVAPLLNAFEEYGDLPKTILYSLNPADNTALATIMACFQGGGIPGKIQQGSAWWFNDNRHGMRSQLTELAANGVLGCFVGMLTDSRSFLSYTRHEYFRRVLCELVGEWVESGQYPADGKELERLIRNLCYQNTLNYFGFW is encoded by the coding sequence ATGAGGACATTTATGGATGAAAATTTTCTGCTGTCAACTTCCACAGCGGAACAGCTTTATCACGAGACAGCGGAAAAACTTCCCATCCTTGATTATCACTGCCATATCAGCCCCAGGGAAATTGCAGAGGATCGGAAATTTGAAAATATCGCCCGGCTCTGGCTGGGCGGCGACCACTATAAATGGCGGGTGATGCGGGCCGGGGGAATTACCGAGGATAAAATTACCGGGGATGCTCCGGATTTGGAAAAATTCCGGGCTTTTGCCGGTGTTATGCCGAAACTTATGGGCAACCCCATTTATCACTGGAGCCATCTGGAACTTCGGCGGGTATTTGGAATTACGGATTTGCTGACCCCGGAATCTGCGGATGATATTTACGATTGCTGCAACGAAATCCTGAAGGGGTATTCTCCCCGTTCCCTGATGAAAAAATTCAATGTGCGGGCCATCTGTACCACGGACGACCCCCTGGACAGCCTGATATATCACGATAAAATCAAGGCAGACTCCGCCATGGATATCAGAGTGCTTCCGGCGTTCCGGCCGGATGGGGCGGTCAGTATTGACAAACCGGGATTTGCAGAATATATCCGGAAACTGTCGGCAGTGACAGGACGTAAGCTCGCCACCGCAGAAGATGTGGTGGAAGCCCTGGGCGACCGCATGGATTACTTTGAGGCCCATGGATGTCTGTGTGCAGACCATGGACTGGATTACTGTATGTTTGAAAAGCCGGACAGAATGGAGGCGAACCGGGCTTTCTCCATGGCCATGGAAGGTATCTGCCCGGAGCGGAAGCTGGGAGACGCCTATAAGACGCTGGTTACCATTGGATGCGCTGTCAAATATGCCCGGAAGAACTGGGTTATGCAGATTCATTTCGGATGCCTGAGAAATACCAGAAAGGCTCAGTTTGACCGTCTCGGCCCGGATACGGGATATGACGCAGTCAACAGTCAGTCCGGCGTGGAACATGTGGCGCCCCTGTTAAATGCTTTCGAAGAATATGGGGATCTGCCCAAAACCATTCTCTACTCCCTGAATCCTGCGGATAATACAGCCCTTGCCACCATTATGGCATGTTTTCAGGGCGGAGGCATACCGGGGAAAATCCAGCAGGGCAGCGCCTGGTGGTTTAACGATAACCGTCATGGAATGCGCAGCCAGCTTACGGAACTGGCGGCCAACGGGGTACTGGGCTGCTTTGTGGGAATGCTGACGGATTCCCGCTCTTTTCTGAGCTATACCCGTCATGAATATTTCCGCCGGGTGCTCTGCGAACTGGTGGGAGAATGGGTGGAAAGCGGCCAGTATCCTGCAGACGGGAAGGAGCTGGAGCGGCTTATCCGGAATCTGTGTTATCAGAATACATTGAATTATTTCGGGTTTTGGTAG
- a CDS encoding SDR family oxidoreductase, whose amino-acid sequence MLELPLNIDFTDKVVVVTGAGGVLCGTMAKAFAQAGAKVAALDLNQEAVEKLAEESKAEGFILRGYKANVLEADELEKVHQQILSDLGPCDILINGAGGNNPKATTDNEYHHERTEGQKTFFDLEPGGVDFVFKLNFQGTLLPAQVFARDMAERESGCILNISSMNAYIPLTKIPAYSGAKAAVSNFTQWLATHFAGTGIRCNAIAPGFLVSNQNRTLLFQEDGSPTPRTSKILAGTPMRRFVEEKELLGAVFFLCDDCAASAITGVVLPIDAGYSAYSGV is encoded by the coding sequence ATGTTGGAATTACCATTAAATATTGATTTTACCGATAAAGTCGTGGTGGTGACCGGGGCCGGAGGCGTGCTCTGCGGCACCATGGCAAAAGCCTTTGCACAGGCGGGAGCAAAGGTGGCGGCTCTGGATTTAAACCAGGAAGCGGTGGAGAAGCTGGCGGAAGAATCCAAAGCGGAAGGGTTTATTTTAAGGGGATACAAAGCAAATGTACTGGAGGCGGACGAACTGGAAAAAGTCCATCAACAGATTCTTTCTGATTTGGGGCCCTGTGACATTCTGATTAATGGGGCAGGCGGAAATAATCCAAAGGCCACCACGGATAATGAGTATCATCATGAGAGAACAGAAGGGCAGAAAACATTTTTTGATCTGGAACCCGGCGGAGTAGACTTTGTATTTAAGCTGAATTTTCAGGGGACTCTGCTGCCCGCCCAGGTATTTGCCAGGGATATGGCGGAGCGGGAATCCGGGTGTATCCTGAATATTTCCTCCATGAACGCCTATATCCCTCTGACGAAAATCCCGGCCTATTCCGGAGCAAAAGCAGCAGTGTCTAATTTTACCCAGTGGCTTGCCACCCATTTTGCCGGGACAGGAATCCGCTGTAATGCCATTGCGCCGGGATTTCTGGTGTCAAACCAGAACCGGACACTGCTGTTTCAGGAGGATGGTTCTCCCACGCCCCGTACCAGCAAGATTCTGGCGGGCACGCCCATGAGACGGTTTGTGGAGGAGAAGGAACTGCTGGGCGCGGTGTTCTTCCTCTGCGACGACTGCGCCGCCAGCGCAATTACCGGCGTGGTGCTGCCCATTGACGCGGGATATTCGGCATATTCCGGCGTGTAA
- a CDS encoding ABC transporter ATP-binding protein codes for MHKKQENVRSTGPQPKGPGGKGPRGPKPKIKNPGKLFARLMKYIFANYKFHIIFVAVGILVGVFANVQGTLFMQTLIDDYVLPLMGTEHPDFGPLTAAIGRVGVIYGVGALFTWAYNRVMVKVTQGTLRRLRDEMFTHMESLPIKYFDTHSHGDIMSVYTNDIDTLRQMISQSLPQLLSSIIMVVSVLASMMILNVPLTVVTLLMVAVMLFATKTFAGKSGKYFIAQQKDLGKVNGYIEEMMEGQKVVKVFCHEEESKKRFQDLNEELFASANSANKFANMLGPVNLQLGNMSYVVCAVVGGILALNHTGGFTLGGLASFLAFNRSFNMPINQVSQQLNSVVMALAGAERVFALLDEKPEADNGYVTLVNARKENGVLTESEQRTGLWAWKHFHQAEGTTDYIELTGDVVFDDVDFGYNPDKIVLHNVKMFANAGQKIAFVGSTGAGKTTITNLINRFYDIQDGKIRYDGININKIRKADLRRSLGIVLQDTHLFTNTVMENIRYGKLDATDEEVIAAAKLANADKFIRRLPEGYHTMLTGDGANLSQGQRQLLAIARAAVADPPVLILDEATSSIDTRTERLVQDGMDKLMKGRTTFVIAHRLSTVRNSDCIMVLEQGRIIERGTHDDLIARQGRYYQLYTGKMPGLAAE; via the coding sequence ATGCATAAAAAGCAGGAAAACGTACGGAGCACAGGGCCTCAGCCAAAAGGGCCTGGGGGAAAAGGGCCGCGGGGGCCGAAACCGAAGATTAAGAATCCTGGAAAACTGTTTGCCAGGCTGATGAAGTATATTTTTGCCAACTATAAATTTCACATTATCTTTGTGGCGGTGGGTATTCTTGTGGGGGTGTTTGCAAATGTGCAGGGCACTCTGTTCATGCAGACATTGATTGATGATTACGTTTTGCCTTTGATGGGCACAGAGCATCCGGATTTCGGCCCTCTGACGGCAGCCATCGGCCGGGTAGGTGTGATTTACGGTGTGGGGGCCCTTTTCACCTGGGCCTATAACCGGGTGATGGTAAAAGTGACTCAGGGAACGCTGCGCAGGCTCCGGGACGAGATGTTCACCCATATGGAAAGCCTGCCGATTAAATACTTTGACACCCATTCCCATGGAGATATCATGTCCGTATACACCAATGACATTGATACGCTGCGGCAGATGATCAGCCAGAGCCTGCCTCAGCTTTTATCCAGTATTATCATGGTGGTGAGCGTTCTGGCCAGCATGATGATTCTGAATGTACCCCTGACCGTTGTTACCCTTCTGATGGTGGCGGTCATGTTGTTTGCCACCAAAACATTTGCGGGAAAGAGCGGAAAATATTTCATTGCCCAGCAGAAGGATCTGGGAAAAGTCAACGGCTATATTGAAGAGATGATGGAAGGACAGAAAGTGGTAAAAGTATTCTGCCACGAGGAGGAGAGCAAAAAGCGCTTTCAGGATTTGAATGAGGAACTGTTTGCAAGCGCCAACAGTGCGAATAAGTTTGCAAATATGCTGGGCCCTGTGAATCTGCAGCTTGGAAATATGAGTTATGTGGTCTGCGCTGTGGTGGGCGGAATTCTTGCTCTGAACCATACGGGCGGTTTTACACTGGGAGGACTTGCCAGTTTTCTGGCCTTTAACCGGAGCTTTAACATGCCCATTAACCAGGTGAGCCAGCAGTTAAACAGCGTAGTGATGGCTCTGGCAGGAGCAGAGCGTGTATTTGCCCTGCTGGATGAAAAACCTGAGGCGGACAACGGATATGTAACGCTGGTCAATGCCAGAAAGGAAAACGGTGTTCTGACAGAGTCAGAGCAGCGGACCGGACTGTGGGCCTGGAAACATTTCCATCAGGCAGAAGGCACCACAGATTATATTGAACTGACCGGGGACGTGGTGTTTGATGATGTGGACTTCGGATATAATCCGGACAAAATCGTCCTCCACAACGTAAAAATGTTTGCAAATGCAGGACAGAAAATCGCATTTGTAGGTTCAACAGGAGCTGGAAAAACCACCATTACCAATCTGATTAACCGGTTCTATGATATTCAGGACGGAAAAATCCGGTACGACGGAATCAACATTAATAAAATCAGAAAAGCAGACCTGCGGCGTTCTCTTGGAATTGTACTGCAGGATACCCATCTGTTTACCAACACGGTTATGGAAAATATCCGGTATGGGAAGCTGGACGCCACGGACGAGGAAGTCATTGCCGCCGCAAAACTTGCCAATGCGGATAAATTTATACGCAGGCTGCCGGAAGGATATCACACCATGCTTACCGGAGACGGAGCCAATCTGAGCCAGGGACAGCGGCAGCTTCTGGCCATTGCCAGAGCAGCGGTGGCGGACCCGCCGGTACTGATTCTGGATGAAGCTACCAGCTCCATTGATACCAGAACGGAACGTCTGGTACAGGACGGTATGGATAAACTGATGAAAGGCAGAACTACCTTTGTCATTGCCCACAGGCTTTCCACGGTGCGAAACAGCGACTGTATTATGGTGCTGGAGCAGGGCAGGATTATTGAGCGGGGTACCCATGATGACCTGATTGCCCGGCAGGGCAGATATTATCAGCTCTACACAGGGAAAATGCCGGGACTGGCCGCAGAATAA
- a CDS encoding HEPN domain-containing protein: protein MPENRKELMEYRLESARERLKSAKVLLECGSYKDSVGRSYYAMFTAVRALLAKDGIDYSKHAGVISYFQKEYIKTGQLDKKYSKYLSQAFQIRNNTDYSDFFMVSQSDAKEQYDKAEEFLDVIGKYLA, encoded by the coding sequence TTGCCTGAAAACAGAAAAGAGCTGATGGAGTACCGTCTTGAAAGTGCCAGGGAGCGTCTGAAATCGGCAAAAGTGCTGCTGGAATGCGGAAGTTATAAGGATTCTGTGGGAAGGTCTTACTACGCAATGTTTACGGCTGTCAGAGCGCTTCTGGCAAAAGACGGAATTGATTATTCCAAACATGCCGGAGTCATTTCTTATTTTCAGAAAGAATATATCAAAACAGGACAGCTCGATAAAAAGTATTCCAAATATTTGAGTCAGGCATTTCAGATAAGAAATAACACAGATTATTCAGATTTTTTTATGGTTTCTCAGTCAGACGCAAAAGAGCAGTATGACAAAGCAGAGGAGTTTCTGGATGTAATTGGAAAATATCTGGCATAG
- a CDS encoding nucleotidyltransferase domain-containing protein, producing MCTKNGLNTVVQRLAHIYRSVYGGELVQVILYGSYARGDYSGESDVDIVAIVHGERTVLQEQLKKVWDLSCELELEYGMLISPTVIPYEEFEKYRQDLPYYQNIAQEGVVVVA from the coding sequence ATGTGTACGAAAAATGGACTGAATACAGTGGTACAAAGACTGGCACATATATATCGTTCCGTGTATGGCGGAGAGCTTGTTCAGGTGATTCTGTACGGTTCTTATGCAAGAGGAGATTATAGTGGAGAATCTGATGTGGATATTGTTGCCATCGTACATGGGGAGCGTACTGTACTGCAGGAACAGTTAAAAAAAGTATGGGATTTGTCATGTGAACTGGAATTGGAGTATGGTATGTTAATTTCTCCTACAGTGATTCCCTATGAAGAATTTGAAAAGTACAGGCAGGATCTGCCTTATTACCAGAATATTGCTCAGGAGGGAGTGGTGGTAGTTGCCTGA
- a CDS encoding NUDIX domain-containing protein → MKVEFYEQAEDMLLKFAVIAARADGKWVFCRHRERATWECPGGRREGQETIFQTARRELYEETGAVSFTLQPVCAYSVTGKTRVNETGEISFGMLFYADIQSFEPELHSEIEKIILVDKLPEEQEWTYPLIQPLLLEEVRKRILQIP, encoded by the coding sequence ATGAAAGTTGAATTTTACGAACAGGCAGAAGACATGTTATTGAAATTTGCGGTTATTGCCGCCAGAGCAGATGGAAAATGGGTATTCTGCAGGCACAGAGAGCGCGCTACCTGGGAATGTCCCGGCGGACGGAGGGAAGGACAGGAAACCATCTTTCAGACCGCCCGGCGGGAACTGTATGAAGAAACAGGCGCAGTTTCTTTCACCCTGCAGCCTGTATGCGCTTATTCCGTAACCGGTAAAACCAGAGTAAATGAGACCGGAGAAATCTCTTTCGGAATGCTGTTTTATGCTGATATTCAAAGTTTCGAGCCCGAACTCCACAGTGAAATAGAAAAAATTATTCTGGTGGACAAACTGCCAGAAGAACAGGAATGGACGTATCCCCTGATACAGCCTCTGCTGCTGGAAGAAGTCCGAAAAAGAATCTTACAAATCCCATAA
- a CDS encoding MarR family winged helix-turn-helix transcriptional regulator, whose amino-acid sequence MNRKNTLGFLIKTLDNLFFRNMIAFETSQKGIDEVTVMHGWILGFLYENAGREIFQKDIETEFSIARSTVTSIVKLMEKKGYICRESVKQDARLKKLVLTEKGREIHEQHIGYIDMLEEQCKRNITPEEMELFLRVAGKLKRNLEEDIGRSYSQICVSRKKQKKSDFRTDKEGQEW is encoded by the coding sequence ATGAACAGAAAAAATACGCTGGGTTTTCTGATAAAAACGCTGGATAATCTGTTTTTTCGGAATATGATTGCATTTGAAACCAGTCAGAAAGGGATTGATGAAGTGACGGTTATGCATGGCTGGATTCTGGGCTTTCTGTATGAGAATGCCGGCAGGGAGATTTTTCAGAAAGATATAGAAACGGAATTTTCCATTGCCAGATCCACGGTCACCAGCATTGTCAAGCTGATGGAGAAAAAAGGATATATCTGCCGGGAATCCGTAAAGCAGGACGCCCGCTTAAAGAAACTGGTTCTGACCGAAAAGGGCAGAGAGATTCATGAGCAGCATATCGGGTATATTGATATGCTGGAAGAACAATGCAAACGGAATATTACACCGGAGGAAATGGAGCTGTTTCTGAGGGTTGCAGGAAAACTGAAGCGGAATCTGGAGGAAGATATTGGGCGCAGTTATTCACAGATTTGCGTTTCCAGGAAAAAACAGAAGAAGAGTGATTTCAGGACGGATAAGGAGGGACAGGAATGGTAA